One segment of Desulfovibrio sp. X2 DNA contains the following:
- a CDS encoding sigma-54-dependent Fis family transcriptional regulator, protein MAEYSKASDEALYREIVEGQSEPVCRFLPDGSLTFANQAFSRLFGAGEPLPQSFFELAPVSDRSRIRLSLSGLTGKAPTGSLEQRVLDSGGRTRWLQWNVRALFGEDGAVAEYQAVGRDITTRRVAEEALLQVTSEKESLRLNLEAVFQSIPDGILTVDQDFHIVRTNKAARNMLGGGEPLEPGRSLAEGQESWRLALMEVVRQTLRSREGVSEFRIDCLQDDLPRVLVANSSPLLDHQGTFSGAVVVVRDITRLDDLERKLSERHRFQNIIGKSPQMQAVYGLLEQLAAVDTTVLVLGESGTGKELVVDALHYGGPRAKGPLVKVNCSALSESLLESELFGHVKGAFTGAVSDKAGRFQAAEGGTIFLDEIGDISPRIQLKLLRGLERKEFERVGDNRTYRADVRVVAATNVDLLDKVRQGQFREDLYYRLKVVVVRLPPLRERKEDVPLLADHFLRHFAKSFGKSLDGLDEAALALFMRYPWPGNVRELKHSLEHAALLSRGSRVVVDDLPQELADFAHGTNQPRALFGTAGDAAAVSGEGARRPADLGRADFLDALARTDWNKAKAARLLGISRRTLYRKLDELRIVSR, encoded by the coding sequence ATGGCGGAGTACAGCAAGGCGTCGGACGAGGCGCTGTATCGCGAGATCGTGGAGGGACAGAGCGAGCCCGTGTGCCGTTTCCTGCCCGACGGCTCGCTGACGTTCGCCAACCAGGCCTTCAGCCGGCTCTTCGGCGCCGGGGAGCCCCTTCCGCAGAGCTTCTTCGAGCTCGCTCCGGTCTCCGATCGTTCCCGCATCCGCCTCTCCCTCTCCGGCCTGACCGGCAAGGCGCCGACCGGCAGCCTCGAGCAGCGCGTGCTCGACTCGGGCGGCCGCACCCGCTGGCTGCAGTGGAACGTGCGCGCCCTGTTCGGCGAGGACGGAGCCGTGGCCGAGTACCAGGCCGTGGGCCGCGACATCACCACCCGCCGCGTGGCCGAGGAGGCGCTTCTGCAGGTGACTTCCGAGAAGGAAAGCCTGCGCCTGAACCTCGAGGCGGTCTTCCAGAGCATCCCCGACGGCATCCTGACCGTGGACCAGGATTTCCACATCGTGCGCACCAACAAGGCCGCGCGGAACATGCTCGGCGGCGGCGAGCCGCTCGAGCCCGGGCGCAGCCTGGCCGAGGGGCAGGAGTCCTGGCGCCTGGCCCTGATGGAGGTCGTGCGCCAGACCCTGCGCTCCCGCGAGGGGGTCAGCGAGTTCCGCATCGACTGCCTGCAGGACGACCTGCCGCGCGTGCTGGTGGCCAACTCCTCGCCGCTGCTCGACCACCAGGGGACCTTTTCCGGCGCCGTGGTCGTGGTGCGCGACATCACGCGCCTGGACGACCTGGAGCGCAAGCTCTCCGAGCGCCACCGCTTCCAGAACATCATCGGCAAGAGCCCGCAGATGCAGGCCGTGTACGGCCTGCTCGAGCAGCTCGCGGCCGTGGACACCACGGTCCTCGTGCTCGGCGAGTCGGGCACGGGCAAGGAGCTGGTGGTGGACGCGCTGCACTACGGCGGCCCCCGCGCCAAGGGGCCGCTCGTCAAGGTCAACTGCTCGGCCCTGTCCGAGAGCCTGCTCGAGAGCGAGCTCTTCGGCCATGTCAAAGGGGCCTTCACCGGCGCGGTCTCGGACAAGGCCGGACGCTTTCAGGCCGCCGAGGGCGGGACCATCTTCCTGGACGAGATCGGCGACATCTCGCCGCGCATCCAGCTGAAGCTGCTGCGGGGGCTCGAGCGCAAGGAGTTCGAGCGCGTGGGCGACAACCGCACCTACCGCGCCGACGTGCGCGTGGTCGCGGCGACCAACGTGGACCTCCTGGACAAGGTCCGCCAAGGCCAGTTCCGCGAGGATCTCTACTACCGCCTGAAGGTCGTCGTCGTGCGCCTGCCCCCCTTGCGTGAGCGCAAGGAGGACGTCCCCCTGCTGGCGGACCACTTCCTGCGCCATTTCGCCAAGTCCTTCGGCAAGTCCCTGGACGGCCTGGACGAGGCCGCCCTGGCCCTGTTCATGCGCTATCCCTGGCCGGGCAACGTGCGCGAGCTCAAGCACTCCCTCGAGCATGCCGCGCTGCTCAGCCGGGGCAGCAGGGTGGTGGTGGACGATCTGCCTCAGGAGCTGGCCGACTTCGCCCACGGCACGAACCAGCCTCGCGCGCTCTTCGGCACAGCGGGCGATGCGGCGGCCGTTTCGGGGGAGGGAGCACGCAGACCCGCCGACCTCGGCCGCGCGGACTTCCTCGACGCCCTGGCCCGCACCGACTGGAACAAGGCCAAGGCCGCCCGCCTGCTCGGCATCTCCCGCCGCACGCTCTACCGCAAACTCGACGAACTGCGCATCGTCTCCCGCTGA
- a CDS encoding citrate synthase, which produces MDTKKALLTIDGKTLELPLLEGTEGERAIDITSLRRETGLITYDPGFANTGSCRSKITFVDGEKGILRYRGYPIEELAEHSSFIETAMLLIFGELPTQPERAAFRDMLSAQELLHEDLLHHFEGFPPYGQPMSILSAVINSFASYYPDLLDIQTDEEFRLAVAKIISKVRTISAFAYRKSMGRPFMYPDPNRSYCSNFLHMMFSIPYKEFEPTRAQIKALSLFLVMHADHEQNCSCSTVRMVCSSQANLFASIAAGICALWGRLHGGANAAVIEMLENINAGRLTVKDYIEKVKRREMRLMGFGHRVYKSFDPRAKILKKAAHKLLHDQDMTGDPLIEIAQELEATAMSDDFFIERSLYPNVDFYSGIILRTLGIPVSMYPVMFAIGRMPGWIAHWYEESRAGGKIHRPRQVYMGPAERKYRSIEER; this is translated from the coding sequence ATGGACACCAAGAAGGCCCTGCTGACCATCGACGGCAAGACCCTCGAGCTGCCCCTCCTCGAAGGAACGGAAGGAGAGCGGGCCATCGACATCACCTCCCTGCGCAGGGAGACGGGCCTCATCACCTACGATCCGGGCTTCGCCAACACGGGCTCCTGCCGGAGCAAGATCACCTTCGTGGACGGCGAGAAAGGCATCCTGCGCTACCGAGGCTACCCCATCGAGGAGCTGGCCGAGCACAGCTCGTTCATCGAGACGGCCATGCTGCTCATCTTCGGCGAGCTGCCCACGCAGCCCGAGCGCGCCGCGTTCCGCGACATGCTTTCCGCCCAGGAGCTCCTGCACGAGGACCTGCTGCACCACTTCGAGGGCTTCCCGCCCTACGGCCAGCCCATGTCCATCCTCTCGGCGGTCATCAACTCGTTCGCCAGCTACTACCCGGACCTCCTGGACATCCAGACCGACGAGGAGTTCCGCCTGGCCGTGGCCAAGATCATCTCCAAGGTGCGGACCATCTCGGCCTTCGCCTACAGGAAATCGATGGGCCGCCCCTTCATGTATCCCGATCCGAACCGCAGCTACTGCTCGAACTTCCTGCACATGATGTTCTCCATCCCCTACAAGGAGTTCGAGCCGACCCGCGCCCAGATCAAGGCCCTCTCGCTCTTCCTGGTCATGCACGCGGACCACGAGCAGAACTGCTCCTGCTCCACGGTGCGCATGGTCTGCTCATCGCAGGCCAACCTCTTCGCCTCCATCGCGGCGGGCATCTGCGCTCTGTGGGGCAGGCTGCACGGCGGGGCCAACGCGGCCGTCATCGAGATGCTCGAGAACATCAACGCCGGCCGCCTCACGGTCAAGGACTACATCGAGAAGGTGAAGCGCCGCGAGATGCGGCTCATGGGCTTCGGCCACCGCGTCTACAAGAGCTTCGACCCGCGCGCCAAGATCCTCAAGAAGGCCGCGCACAAGCTGCTGCACGACCAGGACATGACCGGCGACCCGCTGATCGAGATCGCCCAGGAGCTCGAGGCCACGGCCATGTCCGACGACTTCTTCATCGAACGCAGCCTCTATCCCAACGTGGACTTCTACTCCGGCATCATCCTGCGCACCCTGGGCATCCCGGTGAGCATGTACCCGGTCATGTTCGCCATCGGCCGCATGCCGGGCTGGATCGCCCACTGGTACGAGGAGTCGCGCGCAGGCGGCAAGATCCACCGCCCCCGCCAGGTCTACATGGGCCCGGCGGAGCGCAAGTACCGCTCCATCGAGGAGCGCTAA
- a CDS encoding NAD(P)-dependent oxidoreductase, which yields MLSIPRTISSAVRVSRAARVSTESQCIAAGPLFQGLSEGNRYGTVSQKKKSAARRSGMRVGFFGLGIMGQAMSANVARKGYDVTVYNRTPRQVAELERLNVAVAATPAECAAGADALITMLTGPEACDAMLFGPHGVGEDGLRGKTLINMSTVSVAYTTALAARLAALDCTFIDAPVSGSKKPAQDGSLVILAGGEDVAVERWEPLLLTMGWKVVHCGPAGAGTMMKLAVNQLLAVMMEGLGEMLALGEKGGLSVESMLEVVLAGPLSCGLFQLKRDMLVQGEYPVQFPLKHMLKDLTFAVQQADAVNAAAPSLRAAREVFARAAEAGHGEDDFAAVRTAL from the coding sequence ATGTTGTCCATTCCGAGGACGATCTCGAGCGCCGTCAGGGTCAGCAGGGCGGCCAGGGTGTCCACGGAGAGCCAATGCATTGCGGCCGGACCTCTTTTTCAGGGGTTATCAGAAGGAAATCGGTATGGTACTGTTTCGCAGAAAAAAAAGTCGGCGGCAAGGAGGAGCGGAATGCGAGTCGGATTCTTCGGTCTTGGGATCATGGGCCAGGCCATGAGCGCCAACGTGGCCCGCAAGGGATACGACGTGACCGTCTACAACCGCACGCCCCGCCAGGTGGCCGAGCTCGAGCGCCTGAACGTGGCCGTGGCGGCCACCCCGGCGGAGTGCGCGGCGGGCGCGGACGCCCTCATCACCATGCTCACCGGCCCGGAAGCCTGCGACGCCATGCTCTTCGGCCCCCACGGCGTCGGGGAGGACGGGCTTCGGGGCAAGACGCTCATCAACATGAGCACCGTCTCCGTGGCCTACACCACGGCGCTCGCCGCCCGGCTGGCCGCGCTGGACTGCACTTTCATCGACGCCCCGGTCTCCGGCTCCAAGAAACCGGCCCAGGACGGCTCGCTGGTCATTCTGGCGGGCGGTGAGGATGTGGCCGTGGAGCGCTGGGAGCCGCTGCTCCTGACCATGGGCTGGAAGGTCGTGCACTGCGGCCCCGCGGGGGCGGGCACGATGATGAAGCTGGCCGTGAACCAGCTCCTGGCCGTGATGATGGAAGGGCTCGGCGAGATGCTCGCGCTGGGTGAGAAGGGCGGCCTCTCCGTGGAGTCCATGCTCGAGGTCGTGCTGGCCGGGCCGCTCTCCTGCGGGCTCTTCCAGCTCAAGCGCGACATGCTCGTGCAGGGGGAATACCCCGTGCAGTTCCCGCTCAAGCACATGCTGAAGGACCTGACCTTCGCCGTGCAGCAGGCCGACGCCGTGAACGCGGCCGCGCCCTCCCTGCGCGCGGCGCGCGAGGTCTTCGCGCGGGCCGCGGAGGCGGGACACGGGGAGGACGATTTCGCCGCCGTGCGCACGGCGCTTTGA
- a CDS encoding TerC family protein — MHWLSVDTLAALLTLTALEIVLGMDNIVFVVVVTSRLPQGRRETARRLGMAMAMLTRLALLFAISRIMRLSSPLFSVLHHAVTARDLVLLLGGLFLLYKGTAEIHDKLEGENGSEPRAGRGRLGTAGAVAQIAILDIVFSLDSVITAVGMARDLWVMSAAIVAAVAVMLFFARVVSDFVSNHPTLQMLAFAFLLLVGVFLVAEGLGQHIDRAYIYFAMAFSLFVETLNIRMRRKRENGSHGRGAGRSRRRGGR; from the coding sequence ATGCATTGGCTCTCCGTGGACACCCTGGCCGCCCTGCTGACCCTGACGGCGCTCGAGATCGTCCTCGGAATGGACAACATCGTCTTCGTCGTGGTCGTCACCAGCCGCCTGCCCCAGGGCCGCCGCGAGACGGCGCGCAGGCTCGGCATGGCCATGGCCATGCTCACCCGGCTGGCCCTGCTCTTCGCCATCAGCCGCATCATGCGGCTTTCCTCCCCGCTCTTCTCGGTCCTTCACCACGCCGTGACCGCGCGCGACCTCGTGCTCCTGCTCGGCGGGCTCTTCCTGCTCTACAAGGGCACGGCCGAGATCCACGACAAGCTCGAGGGCGAGAACGGCTCCGAGCCGAGGGCGGGCCGGGGCAGACTGGGCACGGCCGGGGCGGTGGCGCAGATCGCGATCCTGGACATCGTCTTCTCCCTGGACTCGGTGATCACGGCCGTGGGCATGGCCCGCGACCTGTGGGTCATGTCCGCGGCCATCGTCGCGGCCGTGGCGGTCATGCTCTTCTTCGCCCGCGTCGTGAGCGACTTCGTCTCGAACCACCCGACGCTGCAGATGCTGGCCTTCGCCTTCCTGCTGCTGGTCGGCGTCTTCCTGGTGGCCGAAGGGCTCGGCCAGCACATCGACCGCGCCTACATCTACTTCGCCATGGCCTTCTCGCTCTTCGTGGAGACCCTGAACATACGGATGCGCAGAAAACGGGAAAACGGCTCCCATGGCCGTGGCGCGGGACGGAGCCGGCGCCGCGGCGGTCGTTGA
- a CDS encoding DUF1499 domain-containing protein, protein MSENLPPCPESPNCVSSQETRPERRVAPIAFACPAGEAAMALRKAVEATRGLLVVSNEEELRAQYRSRLGFVDDVRCIVDASSGLIHIRSASRLGWWDLGVNRRRVERIRREFARIAPSADQTATGKKDAK, encoded by the coding sequence GTGTCGGAGAACCTGCCGCCCTGCCCCGAAAGCCCCAACTGCGTCTCGAGCCAGGAGACGAGGCCCGAGAGGCGCGTCGCGCCCATCGCCTTCGCCTGCCCGGCCGGGGAGGCCGCCATGGCCCTGCGCAAGGCCGTCGAGGCGACGCGCGGGCTGCTCGTCGTTTCCAACGAGGAGGAACTGCGGGCGCAGTACCGCAGCAGGCTCGGCTTCGTGGACGACGTGCGATGCATCGTCGATGCCTCCTCCGGCCTGATCCACATACGCTCCGCCTCGCGCCTGGGATGGTGGGATCTCGGCGTCAACCGGCGGCGCGTGGAGCGGATCAGACGGGAGTTCGCGCGTATCGCGCCTTCGGCCGACCAAACCGCAACCGGGAAAAAGGACGCGAAATGA
- a CDS encoding secondary thiamine-phosphate synthase enzyme YjbQ, translating into MKSFRKELWFEIPKRRAFINITGQCEEALAESGIKEGLMLVNAMHITASVFINDDEPGLHQDYEDWLEELAPHEPVAHYRHNRTGEDNGDAHLKRQVMGREVVVAVTEGKLDFGTWERIFYGEFDGRRRKRVLIKIIGS; encoded by the coding sequence ATGAAATCCTTCCGCAAGGAACTGTGGTTCGAGATACCCAAACGCCGGGCCTTCATAAACATCACCGGACAGTGCGAGGAGGCCCTCGCCGAGTCCGGCATCAAGGAAGGCCTGATGCTGGTCAACGCCATGCACATCACGGCCAGCGTGTTCATCAACGACGACGAGCCCGGACTGCACCAGGACTACGAGGACTGGCTCGAGGAGCTGGCGCCGCACGAGCCCGTCGCGCACTACCGGCACAACCGCACCGGCGAGGACAACGGCGACGCGCACCTCAAGCGCCAGGTCATGGGCCGCGAGGTGGTCGTGGCCGTGACCGAGGGCAAGCTCGACTTCGGCACCTGGGAGCGCATCTTCTACGGCGAGTTCGACGGCAGACGCAGGAAAAGGGTGCTGATCAAGATCATCGGCAGCTAG
- a CDS encoding MalY/PatB family protein has product MAFDFDRIIERRGTDCEKWDGLAGLFGVDGPDVLPLWVADMDFAAPPAVVEALCARAAHGVYGYTAMLPQFFAATASWMRRRHGWEVEPEWIRYAPGVVAGLSMCIQALTEPGDKVLFQSPVYPPIFLSIERNGRVPVNNRLAIREDGKGRHYEMDFDDLEKKLASGVKLAVLCSPHNPAGRVWRNDELSRFVELCLRHGATPVSDEIHHDLVFAPHRHTVLAALSPEAADACVVCCAPSKTFNIAGLQTSNVIIKNPEIRTRFMRAQAANAVFDPNPFGVEALKAAYTEGEPWLDALLAYLTANLDHLRSRLAAELPGVTLFPAEAMHLAWIDCSGLGLSDQELEKKLLHEARLVLNMGPRFGPGGEGFVRLNFACPRATLDAGIDRFVRALG; this is encoded by the coding sequence GTGGCCTTCGATTTCGACCGCATCATCGAGCGCAGGGGAACGGATTGCGAGAAGTGGGACGGGCTCGCCGGACTTTTCGGCGTCGACGGGCCGGACGTGCTGCCCCTGTGGGTGGCGGACATGGACTTCGCCGCGCCGCCCGCGGTGGTCGAGGCCCTCTGCGCGCGCGCAGCGCACGGCGTGTACGGCTACACGGCCATGCTTCCGCAGTTCTTCGCGGCCACGGCCTCCTGGATGCGCCGCCGCCACGGCTGGGAGGTGGAGCCCGAATGGATACGCTATGCCCCGGGCGTGGTGGCGGGACTCTCCATGTGCATCCAGGCCCTGACCGAGCCGGGCGACAAGGTCCTCTTCCAGTCGCCGGTCTATCCGCCCATCTTCCTGAGCATAGAGCGCAACGGCCGCGTTCCGGTGAACAACCGGCTGGCGATACGGGAGGACGGAAAGGGGCGGCACTACGAGATGGACTTCGACGACCTCGAGAAGAAACTCGCCTCCGGCGTGAAGCTGGCCGTGCTGTGCAGCCCGCACAACCCCGCAGGCCGCGTCTGGCGCAACGACGAGCTCTCCCGCTTCGTCGAGCTCTGCCTGCGCCACGGCGCGACGCCCGTGTCCGACGAGATCCACCACGACCTCGTCTTCGCGCCGCACAGGCACACGGTGCTGGCCGCGCTCTCGCCCGAGGCGGCCGACGCCTGCGTGGTCTGCTGCGCGCCGAGCAAGACCTTCAACATCGCAGGGCTGCAGACCTCCAACGTGATCATCAAGAACCCCGAAATCCGCACGCGCTTCATGCGGGCCCAGGCGGCCAACGCGGTCTTCGACCCCAACCCCTTCGGGGTGGAGGCGCTGAAGGCCGCCTACACCGAGGGCGAGCCCTGGCTCGATGCCTTGCTGGCCTACCTCACGGCCAACCTCGACCATCTGCGCTCCCGCCTCGCGGCCGAGCTGCCCGGCGTCACCCTCTTCCCGGCAGAGGCCATGCACCTGGCCTGGATAGACTGCTCCGGCCTCGGGCTTTCGGACCAGGAGCTGGAGAAGAAGCTCCTGCACGAAGCAAGGCTCGTGCTGAACATGGGGCCTCGGTTCGGGCCGGGCGGCGAGGGCTTCGTGCGGCTCAACTTCGCCTGCCCCCGCGCCACCCTCGACGCGGGCATCGACCGCTTCGTGCGCGCCCTAGGCTAG
- a CDS encoding HD-GYP domain-containing protein, whose protein sequence is MEPRIIVRALAAAGGQGGGCPAAKVQPCRGDGGCGGSGCAQSMLPLHEMAEALGAAIDARDSFTREHSDEVAVLSELLAGSMGLSAAMVQAVHVAGHLHDIGKIGLPDAVLRKPGPLTPDEWALVRLHPVTGHAIVQPVGCLRAAGVAEMILHHHERYDGRGYPHGLAGEAVPLGARIIAVADSLSAMLQARAYRAPLTFDEALAEVARCAGGQFDPRVVEALSRTADTARAFFAGRVDLGTGPGV, encoded by the coding sequence ATGGAACCGAGGATCATAGTCCGGGCGCTCGCAGCGGCCGGAGGCCAGGGCGGGGGATGTCCCGCCGCGAAGGTACAGCCGTGCCGGGGCGACGGCGGCTGCGGCGGATCCGGTTGCGCGCAGTCCATGCTTCCGCTGCACGAGATGGCCGAGGCGCTGGGCGCGGCCATCGACGCGCGCGACAGCTTCACGCGCGAGCATTCCGACGAGGTCGCCGTGCTTTCCGAGCTCCTGGCCGGGAGCATGGGGCTTTCCGCCGCGATGGTGCAGGCCGTGCACGTGGCCGGGCACCTGCACGACATAGGCAAGATCGGTCTGCCCGACGCCGTGCTGCGCAAGCCCGGGCCGCTCACGCCCGATGAATGGGCCCTGGTGCGCCTGCATCCCGTGACCGGCCACGCCATCGTGCAGCCGGTGGGCTGCCTGCGCGCGGCCGGGGTCGCGGAGATGATCCTGCACCACCACGAGCGCTACGACGGGCGGGGCTATCCCCACGGACTGGCCGGGGAGGCCGTTCCGCTCGGCGCGCGCATCATCGCGGTGGCGGATTCCCTCTCCGCCATGCTCCAGGCGCGCGCCTACCGCGCGCCGCTCACCTTCGACGAGGCACTGGCCGAGGTGGCGCGCTGCGCGGGCGGACAGTTCGATCCCCGCGTGGTCGAGGCCCTCTCCCGCACGGCGGACACGGCGCGCGCCTTCTTTGCGGGACGGGTCGATCTGGGCACAGGGCCGGGCGTCTAG
- a CDS encoding DUF2461 domain-containing protein produces MPTAPAFPPALFAFFRELRTNNARPWFQANKTRYERDVLAPCLAFVQAMTAPLARVSPWLAADARVGGTLFRIYRDVRFSADKSPYKLHAGLWFYHRTAGRSSDAPGFYVHLEPDGVLLALGSYQPRPPALAAIRQAVADDPDAWFAARDRAARVPWSLAGEVLKRTPKGFSPDHPAAADIKRKDFYVVAPLSEDEACAPDFLEQCLALGEKAKPLGGFLASALNLPW; encoded by the coding sequence ATGCCGACAGCCCCCGCCTTTCCCCCCGCCCTGTTCGCATTCTTCCGGGAACTTCGCACGAACAACGCCCGGCCCTGGTTCCAGGCCAACAAGACGCGCTACGAGCGTGACGTGCTGGCCCCTTGCCTGGCCTTCGTGCAGGCAATGACGGCGCCGCTCGCGCGCGTGAGTCCCTGGCTCGCGGCCGACGCGCGCGTGGGGGGCACGCTGTTCCGCATCTACCGCGACGTGCGTTTTTCCGCGGACAAGTCGCCCTACAAGCTGCACGCGGGGCTCTGGTTCTACCACCGCACGGCCGGGCGCAGCTCCGACGCGCCGGGCTTCTACGTGCACCTCGAGCCGGACGGGGTCCTCCTGGCGCTCGGCTCCTACCAGCCCAGGCCGCCCGCGCTGGCCGCCATCCGCCAGGCCGTGGCGGACGATCCCGACGCATGGTTCGCGGCCCGGGACCGAGCGGCGCGCGTCCCCTGGTCCCTGGCGGGCGAGGTCCTGAAACGGACGCCCAAGGGCTTTTCCCCGGACCATCCGGCAGCCGCGGACATCAAGCGCAAGGACTTCTACGTTGTCGCGCCGCTTTCCGAGGACGAGGCCTGCGCTCCGGACTTTCTCGAGCAATGCCTGGCCCTGGGCGAGAAAGCCAAGCCCCTCGGCGGCTTCCTGGCATCCGCCCTGAATCTCCCCTGGTAA
- a CDS encoding PIG-L deacetylase family protein — MSKTVLSFGLTPGDIAMGCGGSVTLLTDQGWNGVNIFCAYSGENLNTLAKEARLAARLLGVSEVGFLLVDPGAEMFGREAVLRAAHLIRKHKPDLIFTFSSQDPSPDRTGLSCCVRAAVQAASAATPEIEGTPHQVQTVFGYEIAPPLCRFGHAVNITETVGRKMDAINCYETLIGRKVEEAMQGLARYRGRMSDAGEFAEVFEILHGEHDPFHDWRDD; from the coding sequence ATGAGCAAGACTGTTCTTTCGTTCGGGCTCACGCCCGGTGACATTGCCATGGGCTGTGGCGGCTCCGTGACCCTGCTCACTGACCAGGGCTGGAACGGCGTGAACATCTTCTGCGCCTACTCGGGCGAGAACCTGAACACGCTGGCCAAGGAAGCGCGCCTGGCCGCACGCCTGCTCGGCGTGTCCGAAGTCGGCTTCCTGCTCGTCGATCCGGGCGCCGAGATGTTCGGCCGCGAGGCGGTGCTCAGGGCCGCCCACCTCATCCGCAAGCACAAGCCCGACCTCATCTTCACATTTTCTTCCCAGGATCCCTCCCCGGACCGCACCGGGCTCTCCTGCTGCGTGCGCGCCGCCGTGCAGGCGGCCTCCGCGGCCACGCCTGAGATCGAGGGCACCCCGCACCAGGTGCAGACCGTGTTCGGGTACGAGATCGCGCCGCCGCTGTGCCGCTTCGGCCACGCGGTGAACATCACCGAGACCGTGGGCCGCAAGATGGACGCCATCAACTGCTACGAGACCCTGATCGGCCGCAAGGTCGAGGAGGCCATGCAGGGGCTGGCCCGCTACCGCGGCCGCATGAGCGACGCCGGGGAATTCGCGGAGGTCTTCGAGATCCTGCACGGCGAGCACGACCCCTTCCACGACTGGCGCGACGACTAG
- a CDS encoding sigma-54 dependent transcriptional regulator produces the protein MSLVLVVDDEEGIRYSLRGILEDEGYEVAEAESAEKALELAAGHVPDLVFLDIWLPGMDGLEALESLRADQPDLPVIMISGHGSIETAVNAIKKGAFDFIEKPLSLEKVVITAAKALEFRQLRRENTALRARISSDLSQNLTGSSPVITRLAEQISRVAPTDAWVLITGENGTGKEIVARMVHAQSRRSGKPLVAVNCAAIPEELIESELFGHEKGAFTGADRAAEGKFELADGGTLLLDEIGDMSMKTQAKILRILQEQRFERVGGRKTITVDVRVIAATNKDLPQEIAAGRFREDLYYRLKVFPLILPPLRERSEDIPMLMEEFMAGFAREHGFKPVIFSPGALAVLMAYRWPGNVRELRNFTERMLIMYGGREVQAADLPPEIAVAGAAAADVDLGGMDLAGLGSTSDLKTARALFEARFLEVKLQECGGNISRLADLVGLDRSSLYRKLKAYGIQVSE, from the coding sequence ATGAGCCTTGTCCTCGTGGTCGACGACGAGGAGGGCATCCGCTACTCCCTGCGCGGCATCCTCGAGGACGAAGGCTACGAGGTGGCCGAGGCCGAGAGCGCGGAAAAGGCGCTCGAGCTCGCCGCCGGGCACGTGCCGGACCTGGTCTTCCTGGACATCTGGCTGCCCGGCATGGACGGCCTGGAGGCCCTGGAATCCCTGCGCGCCGACCAGCCCGACCTGCCAGTGATCATGATCTCGGGCCACGGCAGCATCGAGACCGCGGTGAACGCCATCAAGAAGGGGGCCTTCGACTTCATCGAGAAGCCCCTGTCCCTGGAGAAAGTCGTCATCACGGCCGCCAAGGCCCTGGAGTTCCGGCAGCTCCGGCGCGAGAACACGGCGCTTCGGGCGCGCATCTCGTCCGACCTCTCGCAGAATCTCACGGGCAGCTCGCCCGTCATCACGCGTCTTGCTGAGCAGATATCCCGCGTGGCGCCCACGGACGCCTGGGTGCTCATCACGGGCGAGAACGGCACGGGCAAGGAGATCGTGGCGCGCATGGTCCACGCCCAGAGCCGCAGATCGGGCAAGCCCTTGGTCGCGGTCAACTGCGCCGCCATTCCGGAGGAGCTCATCGAGTCCGAGCTCTTCGGCCACGAGAAGGGCGCCTTCACGGGTGCGGACCGCGCGGCCGAGGGCAAGTTCGAGCTGGCGGACGGCGGCACGCTGCTGCTCGACGAGATCGGCGACATGAGCATGAAGACCCAGGCCAAGATCCTGCGCATCCTGCAGGAGCAGCGCTTCGAGCGGGTCGGCGGCCGCAAGACCATCACCGTGGACGTGCGCGTCATCGCCGCCACGAACAAGGATCTGCCGCAGGAGATCGCGGCGGGCCGCTTCCGCGAGGACCTCTACTACCGGCTCAAGGTCTTTCCCCTGATCCTGCCCCCGCTGCGCGAGCGCAGCGAGGACATCCCCATGCTCATGGAGGAGTTCATGGCCGGCTTCGCGCGCGAGCACGGCTTCAAGCCCGTGATCTTCTCGCCGGGCGCCCTGGCCGTGCTCATGGCCTACCGCTGGCCGGGCAACGTGCGCGAGCTGCGCAACTTCACCGAGCGCATGCTGATCATGTACGGCGGCCGGGAGGTGCAGGCCGCGGACCTGCCGCCGGAGATCGCCGTGGCCGGTGCCGCGGCCGCCGACGTGGACCTCGGGGGGATGGACCTCGCCGGGCTCGGTTCCACCTCGGATCTGAAGACCGCCCGCGCTCTGTTCGAGGCGCGTTTCCTGGAGGTCAAGCTCCAGGAGTGCGGCGGCAACATCAGCCGCCTGGCGGATCTGGTGGGGCTCGACCGCTCCTCCCTCTACCGCAAGCTCAAGGCCTACGGCATCCAGGTCTCGGAATAG